Proteins encoded by one window of Mailhella massiliensis:
- a CDS encoding outer membrane lipoprotein-sorting protein: protein MRNRIRSALALLAFVLLVIPSFAGAEELTGADVIMKMRMRPDGEDRKGTVSMTLVNRRGAKRVRVMEQTAKDYGMDRKAIIVFKEPADVRGTKFLSWTYDAPGRDDDKWLYIPSMKKVRRISGSANNDFFMGSDFTYDDIDMGRRNVSKDTHTYLGEDMRGVYECWKVESVPVDRDDPVRRRVLWVDKKTCIPVYLEYYTDQGLSRVYEVLELQQQQGFWNVKSARMRNLETEHQTLMEFSPFVYDSGVDDNLFQVAVLQRG from the coding sequence ATGCGCAACCGTATCAGGAGCGCACTGGCGCTGCTTGCGTTTGTGCTGCTGGTCATACCTTCCTTCGCAGGAGCGGAGGAGCTGACCGGCGCGGACGTGATCATGAAAATGAGGATGCGCCCCGACGGCGAAGACCGGAAGGGCACCGTCAGCATGACGCTTGTCAACAGGCGCGGCGCAAAACGTGTGCGGGTCATGGAGCAGACCGCCAAAGACTACGGAATGGACAGAAAGGCGATCATCGTCTTCAAAGAACCTGCAGACGTGCGTGGTACAAAGTTTCTTTCCTGGACATACGACGCCCCCGGCAGAGATGACGACAAATGGCTCTACATTCCTTCCATGAAAAAGGTCCGCCGCATCAGCGGCTCGGCGAACAACGACTTTTTCATGGGCAGTGACTTTACTTATGACGATATAGATATGGGCAGGCGCAATGTCAGCAAAGATACCCACACCTATCTGGGAGAGGATATGCGCGGCGTTTACGAGTGCTGGAAGGTGGAATCCGTCCCCGTGGACAGGGATGATCCCGTCCGCCGCCGCGTATTGTGGGTAGATAAGAAGACCTGCATTCCTGTGTACCTGGAATATTATACGGATCAAGGACTTTCCCGAGTGTATGAGGTGCTCGAACTTCAGCAGCAGCAAGGCTTCTGGAATGTGAAAAGCGCAAGAATGCGTAATCTTGAGACAGAGCATCAGACACTTATGGAGTTCAGTCCGTTTGTCTATGATAGCGGTGTGGATGACAACCTTTTCCAGGTCGCGGTATTGCAGCGCGGCTGA
- the ccrA gene encoding crotonyl-CoA carboxylase/reductase, whose protein sequence is MKAALKHLVELSESKSASSEDFAHLPLPDTMSAMTVHRDETDMFRGLAFHEKDPRRSLHYDEVPLPEVGPGEVLVAVMASALNFNNVWSSLFEPSPGFNYIGEYSRYSPVNAKHNLDYHILGTDGAGVVVRTGSAVTRWKPGDRVMIFGPTCDVSSPEVFDDEIRDPHLMAYGFETNFGSFADFTLVREHQLLPKPEHLTWVEAASMTLVATTTYRMLVSKNGAQMSQGDNVLIWGASGGLGTFAIQFVLNGGGIPVGVVSSEEKADMVRRMGCERVIVLPRGNGEDRFLDEHGHTKNRQILRLKAQIRKLTGGEDPDIVFEHTGRSTFAASVAVARPGGKVVTCGSTSGYDHVFDNRYLWQTVKHIIGSHAANYYEAVQTARLIGKGFLYPTLSRVFPLSEGAEAFSMLHKGTHMGKLGFLNIAPDENAGVRDHELRQKVGEEKIRLFRRGDGISLEDRSVVA, encoded by the coding sequence ATGAAAGCAGCATTGAAACATCTTGTGGAACTTTCGGAATCGAAGTCCGCTTCTTCCGAGGACTTCGCCCATCTTCCCCTGCCCGACACCATGAGCGCCATGACGGTGCACCGGGACGAAACGGACATGTTCCGCGGTCTGGCCTTCCATGAGAAGGACCCGCGGCGTTCCCTGCATTACGACGAGGTTCCGCTGCCGGAAGTGGGGCCGGGCGAGGTGCTGGTTGCGGTGATGGCTTCGGCACTCAACTTCAACAACGTCTGGTCCTCTCTGTTCGAACCTTCTCCGGGATTCAACTACATCGGCGAATATTCCCGCTATTCTCCGGTGAACGCCAAGCACAATCTCGATTACCATATTCTCGGCACCGACGGTGCGGGAGTGGTGGTGCGCACGGGTTCTGCGGTCACGCGATGGAAGCCGGGCGACAGAGTCATGATCTTCGGGCCTACCTGCGACGTCTCCTCTCCCGAAGTCTTTGACGACGAAATACGCGACCCGCATCTCATGGCTTACGGTTTTGAAACCAATTTCGGTTCGTTTGCGGATTTCACGCTGGTGCGTGAACATCAGCTTCTGCCCAAGCCTGAACACCTTACCTGGGTGGAGGCCGCCTCCATGACGCTCGTGGCCACTACGACCTACAGAATGCTGGTGTCCAAGAACGGCGCGCAGATGAGCCAGGGCGACAACGTCCTGATCTGGGGAGCCTCGGGCGGACTCGGCACCTTCGCCATTCAGTTCGTCCTGAACGGCGGCGGTATTCCCGTGGGGGTGGTTTCCAGTGAGGAAAAGGCCGACATGGTGCGCAGAATGGGCTGCGAGAGGGTCATCGTACTGCCCCGGGGCAATGGGGAAGACCGCTTTCTCGATGAGCACGGGCACACGAAGAACCGCCAGATACTCCGGCTCAAGGCTCAGATACGGAAACTCACCGGAGGCGAGGACCCCGACATCGTATTCGAGCATACGGGCCGTTCCACCTTCGCTGCCAGCGTCGCCGTGGCCCGTCCCGGAGGCAAGGTCGTGACATGCGGTTCCACCTCCGGCTACGACCATGTGTTCGACAACCGCTATCTGTGGCAGACCGTCAAGCATATCATAGGCTCCCATGCGGCGAACTATTACGAGGCCGTGCAGACCGCAAGACTCATAGGCAAGGGCTTTCTGTATCCCACGCTTTCCAGAGTCTTTCCTCTCTCCGAAGGGGCGGAGGCCTTTTCCATGCTTCACAAGGGCACGCACATGGGCAAGCTCGGCTTTCTCAACATCGCCCCGGATGAGAATGCGGGCGTCCGGGATCATGAGCTCAGGCAGAAGGTGGGAGAGGAAAAAATACGCCTGTTCCGCCGTGGCGACGGGATTTCTCTGGAAGACCGGAGTGTCGTGGCCTGA
- a CDS encoding thioesterase II family protein, whose product MLNSEESLSWVRFFRQAPDERVRLFCFPFAGGGASAFLPWKKLLPDYISLVPVQLPGHEDRFEEKAIMNAERMYEAMYEGLRPYFSSAMAFFGHSMGGLLAFQFARYLLRRGETPPVHLFLSAAPVPVRPPEMTGRPSEEEEFLRRILQSGTVPESVLLDEESLQIVKRTLLSDHELLLSLLDGRTEPLAVPVTVMAGERDLLVPLERARAWQDFTSRSCSILTWPGGHFYVRRWLDDVVAVIDQSLLMYVL is encoded by the coding sequence GTGCTGAATAGTGAAGAGAGTTTGAGCTGGGTGCGTTTTTTCAGACAAGCTCCCGACGAAAGGGTGAGACTGTTCTGCTTTCCCTTTGCGGGAGGAGGCGCATCCGCATTTCTACCTTGGAAAAAGCTTCTGCCCGACTACATCAGTCTTGTCCCCGTACAACTTCCCGGACATGAAGACCGTTTCGAGGAGAAAGCGATAATGAATGCGGAACGGATGTACGAGGCTATGTATGAGGGACTGCGGCCGTATTTTTCCTCCGCCATGGCTTTTTTCGGGCACAGCATGGGCGGACTTCTGGCCTTCCAGTTCGCCCGATATCTGCTCCGACGCGGCGAAACGCCTCCGGTGCATCTTTTTCTTTCCGCCGCTCCCGTGCCCGTGCGGCCGCCGGAAATGACCGGACGGCCCTCGGAGGAAGAGGAGTTTCTGCGCCGCATCCTCCAGTCGGGCACGGTGCCGGAGTCCGTCTTGCTGGATGAGGAAAGCCTGCAGATCGTGAAGAGAACGCTGCTCAGTGATCACGAACTTCTGCTTTCCCTGCTCGACGGGCGGACGGAACCGCTGGCCGTGCCCGTGACGGTCATGGCCGGGGAACGGGACCTGCTCGTCCCTCTGGAAAGGGCGAGAGCGTGGCAGGACTTCACTTCCAGATCGTGCAGCATACTTACCTGGCCCGGCGGTCACTTCTATGTGCGCCGCTGGCTCGACGACGTCGTCGCGGTCATAGATCAGTCCCTTCTCATGTACGTTCTCTGA
- a CDS encoding non-ribosomal peptide synthetase: MTSIHHDKSLLPGGIGLSEEQESLLAMFLEKDDFALEKTEDKAPVIIPRPEDRYKPFPLTDIQLAYMIGRENGSLGASNVSSHVYFEMDTEDLDVERYTNAWRKIVARHDMMRCVIYKTGQQQILEHVPPFEVRYFDLSGKAEEERQRVLMEIRDELRQKIKPVDVWPMYDVYVSRIDEHTFRMHVSLEGLNADVLSLPLMMKELQAFYNDPSLTLPELELTFRDYVLSLEERRSMESYRQARQYWLDRIPTLSPGPRMPVLKEEHVGEPVSKPLEGHLDSVRWSKLKEYGTKIGLSPTSILLAVFSEVLRRWNAERSFCLNLTLFNRLPLHREINDIIGDFTDTLLLEVRDDPDASFEERALALRDRLWSDLDNRQFGGVDVLRELNRGRSASEQVYLEVVFTSTFLLGDYGDSLEGMMFDGHPVKKIFTSSQTPQLLLDHQVYESAGQLNIHWDVRAEYFHEGYLESMMDAYVNLLERLADDESLWKRKDVVELPARQLQAREAYNATASPVRDECLHGLFVESVRAFPERQAVAAPGRSLTYGELAGRVSEAAKGIDGRVRPGELVAVIMEKGWEQVVAVLAAQFAGAAYLPLDPDMPMERLTAILDDADVHCVFSQSHLQEKLGLLAGRRLIFVDTLPEGSAEELCARTIVQKSSDLAYVIYTSGSTGMPKGVMISHRAAVNTIADINARFRVGPQDRVLALASLGFDLSVWDIFGMLAAGGTVVMPDAGQLREPAHWLDVVERQRVTVWNTVPAMMKMFMEYKEALHGSAEGTLRLVLLSGDWLPVELPGRIRRHYGAEVISLGGATEAAIWSIFYPVGDVDGDRESIPYGYPLANQSIHVLDECMRVCPEYVPGDLYIGGEGLSDGYWHDREKTARSFVRHPVTGERLYRTGDRGFFHPDGHVVFLGREDNQIKINGFRVELGEIEHTLLRHPGIREAVVQTYGEKKSPRVAAYFTSLGNDGLHSRRKVEWNDADAMWEKVSRMDENIAGIAEERRRKDYAKNMGVGAALYEAAVQASLYELGVYRETGESRDVEEILRMTGIRPRYGRWLKRALLNLEEAGFLSRRGEHFRLEKPFAFTSAQAVQNAFSGSGLGFLASEAKSMTDLLLEKRHSAEVYASGSVKGLYGAVFRYSYQIIRDAVAAMAEDHPLNILEVGGGHGGATGVVLPVLPDTTKGFCFTDISRYFLQNAEEKFGARPFFHCRLFDLDEDPVVQGFELHSFDAIIAASVLHDVKRVAPSLAALRRLLKPGGVMFIIEQTIFYKDHDITMGLQQGFDVFEDTELRPLHPLLDGNQWEEQLRLAGFDCVRQCRTVDGAEQNVIIARSPLEVWEFEPEKMEAFLRERLPSYMIPSTFVEMEAIPRNRSGKTDRKALPVPEAGIVQNRTVRPPENDVQKRLARMWAAVLQVDEPGLDDSFFELGGDSLLATVLIARIHEEFGVELGVQELYSLNTLEQMAAYVSGPGTAGQVLLPMQENGREKVWIGIAEGRGRVGEIFSDFARACRDEADFYGCILPGKDDRSVEPLRTVEELAAYWAQGVLDLVRRRPGIRISIAGFCVGGMLGYELAVQLERQGVQVEHLLAFDTGAPGAAFSHKLSLLFMYLGTYFLPMNIYSGLENDPILCVLKQPDVVPDAMELESLMAMSLDDCIRTIFDYVTSHNLLSDEISFEDFVHQYRLFEATVGSAKTYTPNPYQGTLVYFFATDLLQGIPDPRPFWRTMPAKRVEVIDVPGNHFNCILGEHVPGIMRIIRDLKP; encoded by the coding sequence ATGACGAGCATACATCACGATAAATCCCTGCTGCCCGGCGGCATCGGCCTTTCGGAAGAGCAGGAATCCCTTCTGGCGATGTTTCTGGAAAAGGACGACTTCGCCCTGGAAAAGACCGAGGACAAGGCCCCCGTCATCATTCCGCGCCCGGAAGACAGATACAAGCCCTTTCCCCTTACCGACATACAGCTTGCCTACATGATAGGCAGAGAAAACGGCTCGCTTGGTGCAAGCAATGTTTCAAGTCACGTCTATTTCGAGATGGACACCGAAGATCTGGATGTCGAGCGCTATACTAACGCCTGGCGCAAGATCGTGGCGCGACACGACATGATGCGCTGCGTTATTTATAAGACCGGTCAGCAACAAATTCTTGAGCATGTACCGCCCTTTGAGGTGAGATACTTCGACCTTTCCGGGAAGGCGGAGGAGGAGAGGCAGCGCGTGCTGATGGAAATTCGTGATGAACTGCGCCAGAAAATCAAGCCTGTGGATGTCTGGCCCATGTATGACGTCTATGTTTCCCGCATTGACGAACATACTTTTCGTATGCATGTCAGCCTTGAGGGATTGAATGCCGACGTGCTCAGCCTGCCGCTCATGATGAAGGAACTCCAGGCATTCTATAATGATCCGTCACTGACGCTGCCTGAGCTGGAACTGACTTTCCGTGACTATGTATTGTCTCTGGAGGAGCGCCGCAGTATGGAGTCCTACAGGCAGGCAAGGCAGTACTGGCTCGACCGCATTCCCACCCTTTCCCCTGGGCCCCGTATGCCGGTGCTGAAGGAGGAGCATGTGGGGGAACCCGTGAGCAAGCCGCTAGAGGGGCATCTTGATTCCGTTCGTTGGAGCAAACTGAAGGAGTACGGTACGAAGATAGGCCTGTCGCCTACGAGTATACTGTTGGCCGTATTTTCCGAAGTGCTCCGTCGATGGAATGCAGAGCGTAGCTTCTGTCTGAATCTGACACTTTTTAACAGACTTCCCCTGCACAGGGAAATCAACGACATCATCGGCGATTTTACCGACACGCTTCTTCTGGAAGTGCGCGACGACCCTGATGCGAGTTTTGAAGAACGTGCACTTGCCCTGCGAGATCGTCTCTGGAGTGATCTTGACAACAGGCAGTTCGGCGGCGTGGATGTTCTGCGGGAACTCAATCGTGGTCGTTCCGCCTCGGAACAAGTATACCTTGAGGTTGTGTTCACCAGTACCTTCCTGCTCGGCGACTACGGCGACAGTCTGGAAGGCATGATGTTCGACGGTCATCCGGTGAAAAAGATATTCACTTCCAGTCAGACGCCGCAGCTGCTGCTCGACCATCAGGTCTATGAGTCTGCGGGGCAGCTCAACATTCACTGGGACGTACGTGCGGAATATTTCCATGAAGGCTATCTGGAAAGCATGATGGATGCCTATGTGAACCTTCTTGAGCGCCTTGCCGACGACGAATCGCTCTGGAAGAGGAAGGACGTCGTGGAACTGCCGGCGCGTCAGCTTCAGGCAAGAGAGGCGTACAACGCCACGGCCTCTCCTGTGCGCGACGAATGTCTGCACGGACTTTTTGTGGAAAGCGTCAGGGCTTTTCCCGAACGGCAGGCCGTGGCTGCGCCGGGCCGTTCGCTGACCTACGGCGAACTGGCCGGGCGCGTGTCGGAAGCGGCGAAGGGTATCGACGGCCGTGTCAGACCCGGGGAGCTGGTGGCCGTCATCATGGAAAAGGGCTGGGAACAGGTGGTGGCCGTGCTGGCCGCGCAGTTCGCGGGGGCGGCGTATCTGCCTCTTGATCCCGACATGCCCATGGAAAGACTGACGGCCATCCTTGACGATGCGGACGTGCACTGTGTGTTCTCGCAGTCGCATCTTCAGGAAAAGCTCGGCCTTCTTGCCGGACGTCGTCTGATCTTTGTGGACACGCTTCCCGAAGGAAGCGCGGAGGAACTCTGTGCCCGTACGATCGTACAGAAGAGTTCCGACCTTGCCTACGTCATCTATACTTCCGGTTCCACCGGTATGCCCAAAGGCGTCATGATAAGCCACAGGGCGGCGGTGAACACCATTGCGGACATCAATGCCCGCTTCCGTGTGGGGCCGCAGGACAGGGTGCTTGCGCTGGCCAGCCTCGGCTTCGATCTGTCGGTATGGGACATCTTCGGTATGCTTGCCGCCGGCGGTACCGTGGTCATGCCCGATGCCGGACAGCTCCGTGAACCCGCACACTGGCTGGATGTCGTGGAAAGGCAGCGGGTGACGGTATGGAATACCGTTCCTGCCATGATGAAGATGTTCATGGAGTACAAGGAGGCGCTTCACGGTTCCGCAGAGGGCACGCTTCGCCTTGTACTGCTTTCCGGCGACTGGCTGCCGGTGGAGCTTCCCGGCCGCATCCGCAGGCACTACGGGGCCGAGGTGATAAGTCTGGGCGGTGCGACGGAAGCCGCCATCTGGTCCATCTTCTACCCCGTGGGCGATGTGGACGGAGATCGGGAAAGTATTCCCTACGGTTATCCTCTGGCCAATCAGAGTATTCATGTCCTTGATGAGTGCATGAGGGTCTGTCCCGAGTATGTGCCGGGTGATCTGTACATAGGCGGCGAAGGCCTGTCCGACGGCTACTGGCATGATAGGGAAAAAACGGCGCGTTCCTTCGTCAGACATCCCGTTACGGGAGAAAGGCTTTACCGTACGGGCGACAGGGGCTTTTTCCACCCCGACGGCCATGTCGTTTTCCTTGGAAGAGAAGATAATCAGATAAAAATCAATGGATTTCGTGTGGAACTCGGCGAAATTGAGCATACTCTGCTCAGGCATCCCGGTATTCGCGAGGCTGTGGTGCAGACCTACGGCGAGAAGAAAAGTCCCCGGGTTGCGGCGTACTTCACGAGTCTGGGCAACGACGGACTGCACAGCCGCCGCAAGGTGGAGTGGAACGACGCCGACGCCATGTGGGAGAAGGTTTCCCGCATGGACGAGAACATCGCGGGCATTGCGGAAGAGCGCCGGCGCAAGGATTACGCGAAGAACATGGGAGTGGGGGCGGCCCTGTATGAGGCGGCCGTGCAGGCTTCTCTCTACGAACTCGGCGTATACAGGGAAACGGGAGAAAGCCGCGACGTGGAGGAAATTCTCCGTATGACGGGCATACGCCCCCGCTATGGACGCTGGCTGAAAAGAGCGCTTCTCAATCTTGAGGAGGCGGGCTTTCTTTCCCGTCGTGGCGAGCATTTCCGCCTGGAGAAGCCCTTTGCCTTCACTTCGGCGCAGGCCGTGCAGAACGCCTTTTCCGGTTCAGGACTCGGTTTCCTCGCCTCGGAGGCGAAGAGCATGACGGATCTTCTGCTTGAGAAGCGTCATTCCGCGGAAGTCTATGCCTCGGGCAGTGTCAAAGGTCTCTATGGAGCCGTATTCCGGTATTCTTATCAGATTATCCGCGATGCGGTGGCGGCCATGGCAGAGGATCACCCTTTGAATATTCTGGAAGTCGGTGGTGGCCATGGCGGAGCGACGGGCGTGGTTCTTCCCGTCCTCCCCGATACGACGAAAGGCTTCTGCTTTACCGATATTTCGCGTTACTTTCTTCAGAATGCGGAAGAAAAATTCGGGGCACGGCCGTTTTTCCATTGTCGTCTCTTCGATCTTGACGAAGACCCCGTGGTGCAGGGATTTGAGCTTCATTCCTTTGACGCCATCATCGCTGCAAGCGTGCTGCACGACGTGAAGCGGGTAGCCCCTTCCTTGGCGGCTCTTCGTAGGTTGCTCAAGCCCGGCGGCGTGATGTTTATCATCGAGCAGACCATATTTTACAAGGATCACGACATCACTATGGGACTCCAGCAGGGCTTCGACGTGTTCGAGGATACGGAGCTCAGGCCGCTGCATCCCCTGCTCGACGGAAACCAGTGGGAAGAGCAGCTCAGACTTGCTGGTTTTGACTGTGTGAGGCAGTGCCGTACCGTGGACGGTGCGGAGCAGAATGTCATCATCGCCCGTTCACCGTTGGAGGTGTGGGAATTTGAGCCTGAAAAAATGGAAGCTTTTCTGAGAGAAAGACTGCCCTCGTACATGATTCCCTCGACCTTTGTGGAGATGGAAGCTATTCCGCGCAATCGCTCCGGCAAGACGGACCGCAAGGCCCTGCCCGTGCCGGAAGCCGGTATTGTGCAGAACAGAACGGTGCGTCCGCCGGAGAACGACGTGCAGAAGCGTCTGGCCCGCATGTGGGCCGCCGTGCTTCAGGTCGACGAACCTGGCCTGGACGACAGCTTCTTTGAACTCGGCGGCGATTCCCTGCTGGCTACCGTGCTCATAGCCCGCATTCATGAGGAATTCGGCGTGGAACTCGGCGTGCAGGAACTGTATTCGCTGAACACGCTGGAGCAGATGGCTGCATATGTGTCCGGTCCCGGCACGGCCGGACAGGTGCTGCTGCCTATGCAGGAAAACGGCAGAGAGAAAGTGTGGATAGGTATTGCCGAAGGCCGGGGCCGAGTAGGCGAGATTTTCTCCGACTTTGCCCGTGCCTGCCGGGATGAAGCGGACTTCTACGGCTGTATCCTTCCGGGGAAAGACGACAGAAGCGTTGAACCGCTGCGTACTGTGGAAGAACTTGCGGCCTACTGGGCACAAGGTGTGCTGGATCTTGTACGCCGCAGGCCGGGCATACGCATTTCTATTGCGGGCTTCTGCGTTGGCGGGATGCTGGGGTATGAACTGGCGGTGCAGCTTGAGCGGCAGGGCGTACAGGTGGAGCATCTGCTGGCTTTCGATACGGGTGCGCCGGGTGCAGCCTTTTCCCACAAGCTCAGCCTGCTGTTCATGTATCTGGGAACCTATTTTTTGCCCATGAACATCTATTCCGGTCTCGAGAACGATCCTATTCTTTGTGTACTGAAGCAACCGGACGTTGTCCCCGATGCCATGGAGCTGGAATCGCTCATGGCCATGAGCCTGGATGACTGCATAAGAACCATATTCGATTACGTCACTTCGCATAATCTGCTCTCCGACGAGATATCCTTTGAGGACTTCGTTCATCAATACAGGCTGTTTGAGGCTACCGTAGGCTCCGCCAAGACCTATACGCCGAATCCATACCAAGGGACGCTGGTGTACTTTTTTGCCACGGATCTTCTTCAGGGGATTCCCGACCCGAGGCCCTTCTGGAGAACCATGCCTGCAAAGCGTGTGGAAGTCATCGATGTGCCGGGCAATCACTTTAACTGCATATTGGGAGAACATGTTCCCGGTATCATGCGGATCATACGCGATTTGAAGCCGTAA